The nucleotide window AGCAAGTTGTAGGAAAATAACAGCTGAGCAAACAccacaaatataaatttttctttgcaAACCTGAGACAAGTACGGCTTGATACTCCAACTTCGTTTTGAGTTATTATCAATTTGGGTCATATAAAAACCAAAGCTATTATTTTCCTAGTTTCTTGCTGGTTGGCAAAAAGACATTTTTTGTGGAAAACTTGATTTGATTGGTTGCCTCCTTAATTTCTATTAATGGTATGTTTACTAATCAGGAATTAGAATTCttattaggaattgaattccatcTATGCAGGATTCATGtgtttacttcacatcaaggaattaaaaagtaagtggGGTCCatacaaaattaggaattgaattcctaatttcggaggaattcaattcttgggtgggagatggtattctaattcctgGAGAACTAGGGCATTagaaattcatcttttttacccattatatcctcacacaattttaaaaatttcaaatttgccATATATTTTAACCTAACGACGAGGACATTTTAATAATTAGCACCACTTCTACCCCAATTCCATATATAGTTTAggaaacaacttcaataggaattcCGAATATAACTCTCCTCAATCCATATAGTTTAataaacaactttaataggaatccggaatctaattctcctTGATCCAACtcatcctcaattcaattcatctTAATCCAATTACGAATTCGTAAACATGTCATAATAGATTTGGTGGGGCCTATAAATCCTTATTCACCTCTACTTTTGTCTTTATTGTGGGCCTGGCTTTGCCTTTGTGTTATTTCGGTTTTCGGCTCCCTTATTGGGCTCTACCGTTTGAGCTTTCAAATCAACATTAAAAAATCAGcccaaaaaaaccaatttgaaACTCTTCTATCTAAATAACCTTTAACTACATGGTGTCGAGCAAGTGGGGTATAGCTCAGTTAGTTGAGTTCTTCCACCTATATCCTTTTGGACAGAGGTTTGAAACTCTTAGGCACCCAATGAATATTTCCCCTCCCCAAATCGCTTgtaaaaaaatgtatttataaaaaaacaaaaaaaaaacttcatagAATCGATTATTGAGGTGATACACAATCCCCCTCCAATAAAGGCACAAAGTTGTTAAAATCTCTAGGTTTAAATTACAAGTAGTAAAAATTTTAGACTACACACAACAACACAAGGTCTCCCAATGCCCTCAAAACACCAAGTTGGAGAGTCATTGACTCCGAGTTTGGAAAGcaaattatcatttttctAATGACAAAATGTGCTTAACCAAGCCCTCCAAGGATTGGTATGAAGAGCCACCTTGTTTGATGCAAACATTTGCCTTCTCCATTAGCTGGAAGATTCTCTCTCTAATCTCTTCCCCTTCTTTCTCCACCATTATTTTCCTAACTGTTCTTTCAATCTCACCTCTTTTTATCCCATGCTCCAACTGCAACCCTACTTTCCAAACATCACTTACACATCTTGCATTCGCCATTTGATCACTGAGACATGGCATGCAAATCATAGGGACCCCCTCACAAATACTCTCCAACGTAGAATTCCAACCATTGTGAGTCCAAAACACTCCAACAGCTGGGTGGGCCAGCACCTCCTTTTGTGGAGCCCATTTCACAATGTGGGCCCTCCCATTCAGGGCCTCTAAGAACCCACTTGGCAGTGGTTCAAGCCACTCCGACCCATGTACTAATCCGGGTCGGATCACCCACAAAAAGGGTTGGTTGCTGTTGGCTAGCCCCCAAGCCATCTCCAAAAATTGGGCTTCACTTATTGCAGCAATGCTTCCAAAGCTGACATAGATGACAGATTTTAGTGCTTGGGAGTTTAGCCATCGAATGCAGCTTTGGTCTTGTGATAATAAGCTGctacttgaagaagaagaagaggctgCAGGGAAGCACTTGTGAAATGGGCCTATTGGGAAAATTGGGATGTTGAATTCTTGGCGAATTGTGGCCAGTGAACTTCCTTCAAGGTCTTCAAAAGTATTGAAAATGATCCCATGTGAGGCCTCAGTTTCCTTCTTCAGGCCTGACACTAGTTCATAGTATTTTTCTGGGTCCATAGTTTTGAGCACCGGAAGGTCTTTGATTTTGAGAGGTGGAAGCTCTATAACTGGTTCTTCTAGTCGAGAATCTAACGATGCcaagaaaaaattatagtaATGAAAATATGAAGTAATTGAAAGTATAGGTAATTGTTGTCACCCAAAAATTTAAGTAATTGTCAAGTGTAACAGCATATAACAATGCATGTAGATTTTGTAGCAAACACCCAGGGAATTTGGACTTTCTCTTTGTCtggatatttttgtttttaactgaattgtttattaaaaatCAAAGGACTTTTTCCatctaaataaaaatacaatataattattaGAATTCTAATAAGCGAATTAGATTTAAAACAATGATTGATAAAATTAAAGCATGTAACTCAAAACCTATCGATACTGAGCGGATATGCCTAACATCTTACGTATTTTTGGTATGAGATTTATGTACTTTGAACAAAGATAAGCAGAGGATCTGGATCCATGATGAAACATGTAAAGAAAGAAGCTTAATAAAAAACCACACCTTGTATGGGGAGGTAACCCTTTTCCAGCAGAAGTGGAAATGCAGCATAAGcaacaaaggaaaaggcagCTGAAGTCCTTAATAGAATCCTTGGGAGCTTAAGGCTCTCAGCAACAGGTTGAGTGAAGTGAAACAGAAGGTCAGAGATCAAGCAAGCAACAGGCACCTGATTATCTGATAGCAACCTAGCCAAGCATTCTCTGAAGGGTTCAGAACACTTAACATTGAGAAGAGAAATAAACGCCAAAATATCGCTTGTGGAGGCCTCAGCTTGAGATAAGGCAACAGGGATTGAGTGGAAGGTGAAGTGTGGATAGGTTGAAGGGTTGAGAGGGTTGAATTGGGTGTGGATGATGGTTATGGAGAATCCTTGGTGGTGAAGAAGGTTGGCCAGTTCTAGCATGGGGTTTAAATGGCCTTGAAGGGGCATTGGAAACAGTATCAATCTCAAACCCTTCCATTGCTCCATGTTAGAATTTAGAGGGAGCCTCTGTGAGATTTCCTTGGCTTTGGCTTCTGATTCTTGTCAATTCTCAATGTTAGGCATATGATCAATGTAAATTCCATGTGGCCTTATGTCCCTtaactattattattttgccACATTTGTCTCTTTTGTTTCAGCAGCATACATGAGAGTAATATTCTCTCCGGCGGAATAAGTATAAAATGTAACACAAGAGTTGCGAAGATTACAAGTAATTAAAACattaagaaatataaaatgtctaattatatttgttaAATTGCAATTAACGTTAGAGAAACAGTAACTCTTTATTCTCTATTATTTCAGTTTCAGACAAAGTTGATAGAAAAACATGGTTCAGAAGGAATATCTTTCCTGCTGGCGGGTGGAAGGGTCGGGCATGATGCAGACCAGTGTTTACCTGTGGTCAAACAGATACCACAATTCTTGAGAATCGCACGTCCTTCATCTTGGCCACAACAGGACCCTCTAAAGAACCAACCACATACCCTACAAACTACATCACAACCACTGCCAGGAATTGCATTCTTTGGGACACGATCCTTGTAAGGGCATCATTGTGGAATGTGCTCACCCACCTTTAAACAATACTTCCATTCACCTATTTGCAGTTTGTAAATCTATTATTagatacaacaaaaacaaaaacaataaaaataattatttatagaaaaaataaatgaatgaatgaggatgaaaaaacccaaatatCAGTCTTGTGAGCACATGATATTGAATAACAAGAATCTTTGATGAAATATATGTAAAATTGTAAATACAGAAGCTACAGACGCAAgggtttgttggaagaaggtGGGAGGAGGagctatataattttttttttctctctctaaaatcAAAGGCATACCAATATCAGGACAAGGGAGCTGGAAAGAAAGGAATGTAGGTGCCATCAGGACCAGCCTTTGTTTCTTCAGCTTTGCTACCTACTTGCAATTACattgttaaatacaaaaaagagGTGATGATGTCAAAGAAGTTAAAAGGAATGAGATCGATgatccataaaaaaaataactataATATTAAATGTCGGTTATTCAATATGCACACACCAAAATAACTTggatgcataaatatttatgcatcaatcaaactaaaagaaaaaagactttcttttttttaccaaaataCACAGAGTCCAAGCAAATTCCAGATAATcttcctctcaaaccctaaaaacaAAAGTCAAGAGCATACCAGGAGCACAAGGACATAAGAGAGGAGAATAAGTGTGAGCAGCAGCAGCCTTTGGTTCTAAATAAAGGGCTAGTATGGCatgatgaaacatttaaataaggCCCTTTTACTATTCTATTCTCTCATTCAAATACTGCAAACATAAAAAAGCGTTTTTAGAAAACTGGTCTAAGAACACTGAGTTCAAGTAATTAACCATTTGTCTACCAACGAACCAAAATCAGTTATAGCTTAATTTGATCAATTAGCAAGGCATGGCACCATATTCTTCAATTACTtcccaaaattaaaagagaaacgtgcaacacaaaaattttgtcaaaaaaaaacacccaaaTAACCAAATGCGCAACGAACTCAAAACTAATCTAAAAGTATTTTCAAATCAAATAGAACTAAAATACTGTACGAGACGAAATTCTATACATGCAACAAAAAGTAAATATTTTCaatgtaaaaagagaaattgtcaTACACAAAAGCTGAGACATAAAATTTAAAGCCCAAGTAATTAAATTGCAAAAATTCTTCGTTTGAAACCCttaaattaaaggaaaaaagaaaatcataccGATAGGCCAGTCGATTTTCAAAAGTGGAGACGTATCGCAGTCAAGAGGGACCATCTCTGGCGGGCAAAGGACCTTTCCGCCACCTTTCTTATTGACGACAATTGAATTGCCACAGATTGACAAATCGCAGATGCGGGGGATATCTGGCGTGAAAAGGTCCTTTCCCTAGCGGTCCTCGTTGAGCCCCACCGACTGGGCATCCGATTTCTGGCAATCTAAGGATGAGACAAGGTCCATGGATGAGTCTGTTGGAAAGAGAGGAATGCCTGCCAGCAGAGCTTTGGATTTATTAGGGTTCAGGCTTCACATAAAGTTGAGATTGTAAATTGTGAGATTAAAATAGAAGGAGGttgtttcaataaaaattaagtCCGACATACAACTTAGCCGATATAAATTCTTTCTTAATCTTCATTATCTTAACACGCACCCAATGTCGAttctttcttgattttttcTATTAGTAATAGTAACCTAAATATACATGCATATCAATAAGAATCATTGTTTCTATAACTCGAGAGATGGGCAAGTGACTTGAGAAACTCCCATGTCTGCGATGGGCATCGGTGAGCACTGGCAGATTTCATTTCGTTGGattgtctttttgcttttggaaaattaagatttaattaggtttatttgtgtataaatgtcaAGATTTCAGATAGACGGGTCAATGACTCACGCAACACTGATATTGCCCCAAACTTAATCACCTACAAAGTCTAGTATGTGTGGAGCATGTGACAGGTAAAGGTAAATGCCCAGTAATCTAGGCTCACTCAATCAACACGTTCTAATACCATGTAGGATTTTTAATCAAGTTTCTGATGTGGaacttatattcttcaacaataAATAATCTTTAGCGAGCCACAGCTTTTACAAAAAGATTCACTTACTTTGGAATTTCTGCTTCTCTAGGCATCActtgatttttaatttgagtCAGCATATATTACAATTCCAAAAATGTTCTCTTACACGGTTGAGACTTTAGAAACTTAAACATATACAAAATAACCATTGAATTTGTAACACAGAAAAGTTATGATATATAGAATAACAAACAACAGCTATTGAATTTGTAACACAAAGAGTTGGAGTTGGAGAAGATTACAGTTAATAAacattagaaaataaaatgtttaaTTATGCTTTAAATCATAATTAACTTCAGAGAAACAGTAGCTCTCCATTCTCTACGATTTCAGACAACGCTTGACAGAAATACAATTCTTGAGAACCGCACGTCCTTCATCTTGGCCACAACAGGACCCTCTAAAGAACCAACCACATACTCTACAAACTACATCACAACCACTGCCGAGAATTGCATTCTTTGGGACACGGTCCTGGTAAGGGCATAGTTGCGTCATGTGCTCACCCACCTTTAAACAATATTTGCATTCACCTGTGTGCAGTTTGTAAATTCattattaaatataataaaaataattatttgtaaatttaaaaaaaaagaagaatgaggATGACAAACCCAAATAATAGTCTTGTGAGCACAAGATTTTGAATAACAACAAATCTATAGATATTATGTCGGAAGAAGATTATAAAATGAAtctttgagtaaaattggtaATAAAGAAGTTGCAGACACAAGGGTTGAATGAAATTGTCCGGGTGTGGAAGGGGAGGCAAGGGTTTTGGGGAAGGAGGTAGGAGGAGGAGCTATATAaatctgtatttttttttctctctaaaaTGAAAGGCATACCAATAGGACGAGAGTGCTGGATGAAAGGAATGTAGGTGCTATCAAGATCAGCCTTTGGTTCTGATTTTCGTAAAGGATACGTAGGCACCCTGAAGTTTGACTTTggaggttcaaatttttcttcaacagGTTCTTCACCTTTGTTCCCTGTTTGCAATTacattgttaaatacaacaacaacaacaacaacaacaacaaaaaacaaaacaaaaaaaggatgaTGATGTCAATGAAGTTAGAAGAAATGAGATCTATGATCCATAAACAAATAACTATAATATCAAATATCGGTTATCTAATATATGCACACACCAAATTAACTTGACtggattcaaatttttgaCATACTACATATCGTCTAATTACACcaacaaaactaaaataaaaacactttctttttccaaaattcAGAGAGCAAGCAAATTCCAGATAATCTTCCTCTCAAACCcctgaaaaggaaaatcaatGCCACAACAGGAGCACTAAGGCATAAGAGAGGAAAATAAGTGTGAGCAGCAGCGGCCTTTGGTTCTATTCTCTCATTCAAACATAAAAAGCACAACATCTTCAAGTATTAACCATTCGTCTACCAGCAATCCAAATTCAGTTATAGCTTAATTTGATCAATTAGCAAAGGCATGCTACACCATCTTCTTCAATTAcgtcccaaaaataaaaacgtgcaacacaaatttttttttgaaaaatacacCCAAATGCtcaacaaactcaaaactaattttagaactaattttttttctaaaagtaTTTCCATATCAAATAGAACTAGGATATTGTACAAGGCGAAATTCAATATATGCACCAAAAAgtatatattttcaatatgaAAAGAGAATgtttaaagtaattaaattgcAAATAATCTTCATCACAAAcaattaaatgaaaaagaaaaagcatacCGACTGGGCAGCCGGGTTTCAAAAGTGGAGACTTATCGCGATCAAGGGGGACCATCTCTGGCGGGCAAGGGACCTTTCCGCCACCTTTCTTAATGATGACAATCGAATTGCCACGGATTGATAAATCGCTTATGCGGGGGATATCTGGCCAGAAAAAGTCCTTTTGGATGCGGTCCTTATCCATCTCCACCGACTGGGCATCCGATTTCTGGCACTTCAAGGATGAGACAAGGTCCATGGCTGCGTTTGTTGGAAAGAGAGGAATGCCTGCCTACAGAGCTTTGGATTTATTAGGGTTCAGGCTTCATATAGAGATGAGACTGTAAATTGTGAGATTAAAAAAGGAGGTtctttcaattaaaattaagtgCGCGATAGAACTTAGCCCTTATAAATTATTTCCTaatctttattattttaacaCGCATCCAATGTCGattctttcttaattttttctaTTAGTAACCTAGACATACGTGCAGATCAATAAGAATCATTGTTTTTATAACTGGAAAGATGGGTTCTCGCTCTTCTGACAGCAAAACCAAAATATGCTAATTCACAGCCGAATTGCAGATATCTGGtagtaaaattaaaattcacagaaaaaccaaaatatgTTTTTGAAGCCAAAAAAGAGAATTGATACCTGAGAATAAATCAGCGCCTCAAGTACACCCTCAATCAGTAAACGAAGAACGCTCAGTAAATaaccaaaataagaaaatagtaAGAAAtcctgaagaagaagactctgTATGTCAATAACCAGAAGAATAAATAGAAGACTTAGGGTTTCCTGTTTGTTTTGGTGATAGCGCAGCTTGTGAAGAGAGTTAATTTTGGCTTTTCACTATTTAATTCCACaatcttttgtttccttttaggAAGACTTTGcaaatgtaaaataaattttaaaactctAAAAAAGTTAAATAGTGGAAAGTTTTTGCTCCGATCATCCAATCAGTGACATAAATCTTTATTTCAAATCATCATAAATTGACGGAATCAAGAAATACAAAGTTTATTggcaaacaaaatttaaataaatttaaaaaaaaaaacatacaaatgaacaaaaaagaaagactaTTATTCTTAGCTAGTCACAGCTATTACAAGAGGATTACGTTacttgattttcaatttgagtCAGCATATTACATTTCCAAATGTTCTCTTATACGGTCGAGAgtttaaaaactcaaagatATATAAGATGACCATTGAATTTGTAGCACAAGACTTAGACTAAAAGTCAACCAACAAGCAAGAGAACGATAACCCTAAGGgctagtttggcattgctgtgttgtgaaaataatcgctgtcaaATTTGTTGTGAGAAAAATCAGCTGGGAGATAAAGCAGTTTGgcatttggtaaactttttttttaaagtgttgTTGATACTGATTcccgcataatcagaaaatgattgccacataatcattaaactcagcgcctcttcaaaactgattcatgcataattagaaaatgaaagcacctcattagctgttttctcttatagctttctctcacagcaattttaaacaataagtgattttctcataatttACCAAACTGGCTGGGCTTTccaaaaatttttaaaaatcacttatcaccccaaataagcaatgccaaactagaCCCTCCACATAgataaaaacataattaaatattctaaaaattaaaaattaaaaataatcagAAAAAACCTTACAAGCCCCCACCCACTCCCCCAGCCGCCCCAATCCTCCCACCCACCCACGCCCACCCACCTCCCCCATCCTCAGCCATACCAATCCTCACCTGCCCACCCCCATCCCTTCTCTTTTGAGCACCAATAATCACCCACCCGCCCAACCAAATTGGTTACCCATCCCATCTCGCCAACCGCAACCCCTTTTCTCACGAGCAGCTTGAttatcacaaaataatttattcgCTGTGAAAATCTACAACGCCCACATTGTTTGTCGTTGCATCCAACATATCGTCGCTATACTTGGTCCAATTTGGAAACGAAATTCATGTCACATTCTGCGGGAATTTAACATTTTCCTTGCTGAAAGACTACTTTTACTAGAAAATATAATTCCCCGCTGAAAAAATCCTCGCTAAAGCAACATTTTGTCTTATTGTAGTGCAAAACTGAAATCTTGTAGTAATAGTTTAAGCTATAGGATCTCACAAATTCCCAATGCCATAGCTCTATATTCAGCTTCTGCACTTGATCGAGCAACCACATTCTGCTTCTTACTCCTCCATGTAAGAAGGTTACTATCACACCccaaattttttccttttatggaAGTGTgaggtaaaagaaaaattgagactaaatattcaaataacaAGAAACATGAAAACTAAAcataaacttttatttaaatcaacGTAATTTGCATTGTAATTTTACAagcaaaaaaaacaagaaagaaacacTCTCtcagcttttttttcttttttttaaaacaacaaaacGTCCAAAATTATCTACAACTCGTTCTTCTTGTTTCCAGATCTGTTAAGTCTATGCTTTTAACAATTTTCTATTGGCTTCCCATGACAATATTGTAATAGGACATACATTGTAAACATCCGAGCCCAAGTTTAGTTCAAGAATAGTTTCTCTAAGTGTTCTTATTTGGCTGCTATCTTATGGAAGATCAATCATATTGACAAAGGcttcgttaaaaaaaaaaaatcatattgaCAAAGGCAATTTGTGCATTGCATCAATGCATTCATTAGATTTCTTAagattatgactagtcatcttgttttcgtatgactagtcatcttttgCATCAGTAAGTTTTCTAGCTCATTGGTTTCCAGCTGGATCCTACCAAACTTTTTGTCTTATTCTACGAATTTTCTCAGCTGTCATGTGTACTATTCTGACCTAGGAATTTTTGGGTAAAAGCCAAATGATTCCTCATTTGGCAGTCGTGAATTTTGAGGTGAGGTTTTGAAAGATTTCTTCCATTCTTTTAACCACCATTTTCATCTATGAGTTTTCTAATTTAATTTTCGAAAACTgcttttgaaatatgaaatctgCATCTAGCTAGAACAAACAcattctcatatatatatatctaggtcagattcaagtttggtttcttcaagagtatggtttcttgaagaaattgatctTTTCTCCTTAAATCCAAATTGTTGGTTTCTATTCGAGTTTGAGCTGGCTAGCTAGTGCCACAGGATGAAAGAGCTGAAGAATGAGCTCTCATTGCCAAAAGAACTAAGCTGCTAGTTTTGCTAAGTTGGATAAGAAGATTGTACAAAGGAGGTATAGCTtatcttcctaaatagatctaggatctcttgagcttgcttgtgtttctttgtaagaatcttctttgcttagtggattgcctggtcggttgatgaccGTAGTTTTTCCCAGTGGTGGGTTTTTAGGTGAACAATTTCTGGTTTGCAGCTTCGTTATTTTAtaggtttgtgttcttgatagttgactagtcatcgcaTGATATTCATgcatttctgggtttgtgttcatgcggttgactagtcatcattataTGTTGTTTGCTATTTACTTGATTATGATGTTtttcacacactttcaccatagttgttgcttTCACATGGTatgcctagattgacgggtccttctgagtgcctaggttgtcactagtaatcTGCTAGGCTAGCATGTAAAGATTGTTATTCtctatgtgtgtgtgttcttCATTATGGTTTCTCATGACTAGTAGTTAACTAGTCATAAGTATATTTAGTCAAGGTTTAAAGTGTGTGAAGATCATTGTTTATGCTTGAATAGCATTTAAATTAcccctcgtcacctaagtaccaatttcaattTGTATCAGAGCACTAGCTCTTAATATAAATAGAGAGATCCTTTGGGTGCTAATTAGTATTAGGTCTGTAAACATAAAAATGGATCAAATTGCTCCTTGCATTCATGATGAGCTTGGTTtgtttgttaaaaaatatagaagggttgtaaaaaataaaaccaaagtcACTAGGAATTGTCAAAATCCTCCTAGTTCCTTTGCATGTGTGTCTCAAGACAACGTTCTTGAGTAGAGGAATTTTTTGGATTCTTATGGCTTTACGGAGAACAAAAGTTTCAAGGGTCTTGTAAAATGCTACATACATGGTGGTGCTGGTGTGGAATGTGCAAATAACCACATGACAGAAACTAAAGGGATAGAATAGTCAATTAGTGTACAATGGAGTGATAGTGATTGTGATGATTCCAACAAGTTTATCACTTCATCTAATGAAAAGGCAAATCATTTTGCCCTTACTGTTTCTGTTCATAACTCTATCCTTGCTAGAGTTCATGTAGTTAATGAGGGAGAATCTGAGTCTAGAAATGATAGGCAGGATGACCAGTCATACAGGAACTATGTGATATGACCCAGATACTACAGCAAGTTGCACTTAATGCAAAAGTA belongs to Prunus persica cultivar Lovell chromosome G4, Prunus_persica_NCBIv2, whole genome shotgun sequence and includes:
- the LOC109949026 gene encoding uncharacterized protein LOC109949026, which encodes MVPLDRDKSPLLKPGCPVGNKGEEPVEEKFEPPKSNFRVPTYPLRKSEPKADLDSTYIPFIQHSRPIGECKYCLKVGEHMTQLCPYQDRVPKNAILGSGCDVVCRVCGWFFRGSCCGQDEGRAVLKNCISVKRCLKS
- the LOC18780179 gene encoding UDP-glycosyltransferase 76F1, producing MEQWKGLRLILFPMPLQGHLNPMLELANLLHHQGFSITIIHTQFNPLNPSTYPHFTFHSIPVALSQAEASTSDILAFISLLNVKCSEPFRECLARLLSDNQVPVACLISDLLFHFTQPVAESLKLPRILLRTSAAFSFVAYAAFPLLLEKGYLPIQDSRLEEPVIELPPLKIKDLPVLKTMDPEKYYELVSGLKKETEASHGIIFNTFEDLEGSSLATIRQEFNIPIFPIGPFHKCFPAASSSSSSSSLLSQDQSCIRWLNSQALKSVIYVSFGSIAAISEAQFLEMAWGLANSNQPFLWVIRPGLVHGSEWLEPLPSGFLEALNGRAHIVKWAPQKEVLAHPAVGVFWTHNGWNSTLESICEGVPMICMPCLSDQMANARCVSDVWKVGLQLEHGIKRGEIERTVRKIMVEKEGEEIRERIFQLMEKANVCIKQGGSSYQSLEGLVKHILSLEK